A single region of the Vicia villosa cultivar HV-30 ecotype Madison, WI linkage group LG4, Vvil1.0, whole genome shotgun sequence genome encodes:
- the LOC131599970 gene encoding pentatricopeptide repeat-containing protein At1g26900, mitochondrial-like: MANTQFPSISHAFLKLTLALKSCKTTSEIRQLHCHMIKTSLTNLPFTLSKLLAASTIDMDYASAIFSYIQNPNLFMFNTMLRGYSVSPFSNKALPIFNELRSRGIELDRFSLIAVVKACGRSLEVGFGRGVHGIAVKSGNVTFVDLSNTLLRFYCVCRRIEDACKVFDEFPERNDLVTWNILMGGCVVVSKHCLVFELFLKMFCIGIKASVATVLSLLCAAGDVGNFLLGKSLHGYCIKIGFGCNLNVVTALIDMYAKTGRVYLARKVFDGLMEKDVILWNCLIRIYARSCLVEEAVALLQKMRYEGVRPNSSTFVGLLSVYPASGSMQGVRYVTSLIEEEKLELDVVLGTALVDVYAKCGFLDEAMDVFEKMESKDVKSWTAVISGLGIHGQPMKAIRLYNRMESEGFRPNEVTFLAILTACSHGGLVTEGIEFFKRMVQEHGLSPRVEHYGCLIDLLGRAGMLHEAFELIKSLPIKGDATSWRTLLSACRVHGDVTLGECVRDVLNNFYSTHPTDSLLISSTYAVAGRISDLTRMKQTNVTLGNYGMLETEGENMLKEAGFSRVEIDN; this comes from the coding sequence ATGGCTAACACACAGTTTCCAAGTATTTCCCACGCATTTCTCAAACTAACACTCGCGTTAAAATCATGCAAAACCACCTCTGAAATTCGTCAACTTCATTGCCACATGATCAAAACCTCTCTCACCAATCTTCCTTTCACTCTAAGCAAGCTTCTCGCTGCATCCACCATAGACATGGATTACGCATCCGCCATTTTCAGTTACATTCAAAATCCCAACCTTTTCATGTTCAATACAATGCTTAGAGGCTATTCTGTTAGCCCTTTTTCAAATAAAGCTTTGCCCATTTTTAATGAACTCAGAAGCCGTGGAATTGAGCTTGATCGGTTTTCGTTAATCGCCGTGGTTAAAGCTTGTGGAAGAAGTTTAGAGGTTGGGTTTGGTAGAGGGGTTCATGGGATTGCGGTGAAGTCTGGAAATGTGACGTTTGTTGATTTGAGTAATACCCTTTTGCGGTTTTATTGTGTTTGTAGAAGAATTGAAGATGCATGTAAGGTGTTTGATGAATTTCCTGAGAGAAATGATTTGGTgacttggaatattttgatggGTGGGTGTGTTGTTGTTTCGAAGCATTGTTTGGTTTTTGAGTTATTCCTGAAGATGTTTTGTATTGGGATTAAAGCTAGTGTTGCTACTGTGTTGAGTCTTTTGTGTGCAGCTGGTGATGTAGGTAACTTTCTTTTGGGGAAGTCTCTTCATGGTTACTGTATAAAAATTGGGTTTGGTTGTAATTTAAATGTTGTTACTGCGTTGATTGATATGTATGCGAAAACGGGTCGTGTATATTTGGCGCGAAAAGTTTTTGATGGTCTTATGGAAAAGGATGTTATTTTATGGAACTGTTTGATAAGAATTTATGCAAGGAGCTGTCTGGTTGAAGAAGCAGTGGCGTTACTGCAGAAAATGAGATATGAAGGAGTGAGACCTAACTCGTCTACTTTCGTTGGGCTGCTTTCAGTGTATCCTGCATCCGGATCTATGCAGGGAGTTCGATATGTTACTAGTTTGATTGAAGAGGAGAAGCTAGAATTGGATGTGGTTCTTGGAACAGCTCTTGTTGATGTGTATGCGAAATGCGGCTTTCTTGATGAGGCCATGGATGTATTTGAGAAGATGGAAAGTAAAGATGTGAAATCATGGACAGCTGTGATTTCTGGTCTTGGAATTCATGGGCAGCCAATGAAAGCCATAAGGCTTTACAATAGGATGGAGAGTGAAGGGTTTAGACCAAATGAAGTCACCTTTTTGGCGATTCTTACTGCTTGTAGTCATGGAGGACTTGTTACCGAGGGGATTGAATTTTTTAAGCGCATGGTTCAGGAACATGGTCTTTCACCTCGGGTTGAGCATTATGGATGCCTTATTGATCTCTTGGGTCGAGCAGGAATGCTGCACGAAGCATTTGAGCTAATCAAGAGCTTGCCCATTAAGGGTGATGCTACTTCATGGCGAACATTGCTTTCTGCTTGCCGAGTCCATGGAGATGTTACACTGGGGGAATGTGTGAGAGACGTGCTAAACAACTTTTACTCCACGCATCCTACAGATTCCCTCCTCATTTCTAGCACTTATGCAGTTGCTGGAAGAATCTCGGACCTTACAAGAATGAAGCAAACAAATGTTACTTTAGGCAATTATGGTATGCTCGAAACAGAGGGAGAAAACATGCTAAAGGAGGCTGGATTCAGCAGAGTTGAAATTGATAACTAG
- the LOC131598097 gene encoding uncharacterized protein LOC131598097: MDSSLINPRNLSRKTRGKRKIEESNVGDKKEDGRGYFTWNLDMERVLAETLRHQRGLGRQNGVRETVAYNVPADILSTRFNVQLNEEDVKNHIKLWRRWYRIVSDILCQSGFDWDDTKCMIIVEDENAWNEYVKVIPNWNDIVDICEKDRATGVQVEHAFDVDDVMSKEASVDEKGSTLYIDLEEPSSTTKKIQCTHANKDKHKEGMINAMREVAKSLKDFVQVSRKKMEGYAQEVVQEVLNETKIIFDSDDDTLRYKAINWLIDNPNKLAVLKALPLSEKKKYIFASISMYLDQGRAF; encoded by the exons ATGGACTCTAGTTTAATCAATCCAAGAAATTTGAGCCGCAAGACAAGAGGAAAAAGAAAGATAGAAGAAAGCAATGTTGGGGATAAAAAAGAGGATGGAAGAGGTTACTTCACATGGAATTTGGACATGGAGCGTGTTTTAGCTGAAACACTTAGACATCAAAGAGGTTTGGGCCGCCAAAATGGAGTACGGGAAACAGTGGCATACAATGTTCCAGCTGATATTTTGTCTACACGCTTCAATGTTCAGCTTAATGAAGAGGATGTCAAAAACCACATCAAACTTTGGCGAAGATGGTATAGGATAGTTAGTGATATTCTCTGTCAAAGTGGGTTTGATTGGGATGACACAAAATGCATGATTATAGTCGAAGATGAAAATGCCTGGAATGAATATGTCAAG GTCATTCCGAATTGGAATGACATTGTAGATATATGTGAGAAAGATAGGGCAACTGGAGTTCAAGTAGAACATGCATTTGATGTGGACGATGTCATGAGCAAAGAAGCAAGTGTAGATGAAAAAGGTTCAACTTTATATATTGATTTAGAGGAACCAAGTTCCACAACAAAGAAAATACAATGTACTCATGCTAATAAAGATAAACATAAAGAGGGAATGATAAACGCTATGAGAGAAGTGGCCAAGTCATTGAAAGATTTTGTGCAAGTTAGTAGAAAAAAGATGGAAGGATATGCTCAAGAAGTGGTGCAGGAAGTGTTGAATGAAACGAAGATAATTTTCGATTCTGATGATGATACTCTACGTTATAAAGCAATAAATTGGTTGATTGACAATCCGAACAAACTTGCCGTTCTTAAAGCTCTTCCATTGAGTGAGAAGAAGAAATATATCTTTGCTTCTATTTCTATGTATTTAGATCAAGGTAGAGCTTTCTAA